A genomic stretch from Ammoniphilus sp. CFH 90114 includes:
- a CDS encoding M14 family zinc carboxypeptidase encodes MKKFYKILGAGLLAASLVATSAFANPLTPGGPSTEGRTSMESIVTYSDMIKILEDIEHTSKGQVDVFTLDDYGVSEQGRDFYVAKVGNGPKKIWIQAQIHGDEKLVTEATLQLLKSLGTNKGDTETQKILDELTLYVIPMYNPDGAEMNNRRTLLHENGESTGKWVDLNRDWAEDKLEADESMAFYKYWVDVKPDFMVDLHHQGFKTVPGTNESTSFSLGISLAPDGPTLPYLDGKYEDKSYNEITRSAQAYVYDALKDLGYTHIDRYTVNNGKYEIDIHGGVTSAMMLGLNYQGLNPEGHSNPAIFFETKGNTREGSLGQRSNGYLTKQNYLGLRAVLFGLASGEILETDPEKWNDIPVGEIEGYLTDTGIVPKN; translated from the coding sequence ATGAAGAAATTCTATAAAATATTAGGAGCGGGTTTACTTGCGGCATCTCTTGTGGCAACCAGTGCATTCGCCAATCCTCTAACTCCTGGTGGGCCTTCAACGGAAGGGCGCACGAGCATGGAGAGCATTGTTACATACTCCGATATGATTAAGATTTTGGAAGACATTGAACATACCAGCAAGGGCCAAGTCGATGTGTTTACCCTTGACGATTATGGGGTAAGTGAACAAGGACGTGACTTTTATGTTGCAAAAGTGGGGAACGGTCCGAAAAAAATCTGGATCCAAGCCCAAATCCACGGAGATGAAAAATTGGTTACGGAGGCCACTCTTCAACTCTTAAAGTCCCTTGGTACGAATAAAGGGGATACGGAGACTCAAAAGATCCTCGATGAGTTGACGCTGTATGTGATTCCAATGTATAACCCGGATGGAGCAGAGATGAATAATCGCAGAACCTTGCTGCATGAGAATGGGGAGTCTACAGGGAAGTGGGTTGACCTAAATCGAGATTGGGCGGAGGACAAATTGGAAGCCGATGAATCGATGGCCTTCTATAAGTACTGGGTTGATGTAAAACCTGACTTCATGGTGGATCTACACCATCAAGGATTTAAGACAGTGCCTGGAACGAACGAATCCACTTCGTTCTCCTTAGGGATCTCACTTGCCCCGGACGGTCCTACTCTTCCATACTTGGATGGTAAGTACGAGGACAAATCTTACAATGAGATTACTCGTTCGGCTCAGGCCTATGTCTATGATGCTTTGAAGGATCTTGGGTACACCCACATTGATCGTTATACTGTGAACAATGGTAAATACGAGATTGATATTCATGGAGGAGTAACGTCAGCCATGATGTTGGGTCTTAACTATCAAGGCTTGAATCCGGAAGGCCATTCGAATCCAGCCATCTTCTTTGAAACCAAAGGGAATACACGTGAAGGCAGTTTGGGACAGCGTTCCAATGGGTATTTAACAAAACAAAACTACCTAGGCTTGCGTGCTGTATTGTTCGGCTTGGCTTCTGGTGAAATCTTGGAGACGGATCCAGAAAAATGGAATGATATTCCTGTGGGAGAGATCGAAGGATACCTCACAGATACCGGGATCGTCCCAAAAAACTAG
- a CDS encoding bifunctional diguanylate cyclase/phosphodiesterase → MSKIKESMMTLRAKINLYFSLLFILVALIIFLVNGMTNYLFGSIFLLVIGLIQTRVFLQCDVLSRITQLDRTIQQIKTTKDLSIRADVKQNDEISSLTSDFNLLIGTLEQLHEEKTQVAHFDSITHLPNRKKFYQDLEQQIQEVSISSECVGVALMDLDRFKVINETLGPAMGDQLLEQVARRLDLLLEDYGIPLYRIGGDEFIFILSKRTEKEMVEVLDQILEAFQQHFLIQGQPYSITTSIGVSIYPRDGNRIQDILKNADLAMYQVKGHGKKGYLFYTEDLQRTQNRKFQLEQELAKALEQGEFHIVYQPKVNARTETVIGMEALLRWKHNQLGYISPAEFIPIAEEIGLIVEMGKWVLRKACEQNQAWIRQGLPPLVVSVNLSTAQFHETDFVDQVVHILQNTGMNPEYLELEITESLAMRDIKQCIQILEDLKKLGIHISMDDFGTGYSSLRYLQQLPIDTLKIDKSFIDAIGTEDKKELIVTTIIAMANILKIKVIAEGVEERHQVTELLNLQCEQMQGYYFSKPLSPGDFQLFRHNRNNNLHLREYTENIV, encoded by the coding sequence ATGTCAAAAATTAAGGAAAGTATGATGACTCTTCGTGCTAAGATTAACCTTTATTTTAGTCTATTATTTATCTTGGTTGCATTGATTATCTTTTTGGTAAATGGTATGACTAATTATTTATTTGGATCCATTTTCCTACTGGTTATAGGTCTGATCCAAACCAGAGTATTTTTACAATGTGATGTCCTATCGCGAATTACTCAGCTTGACCGTACAATTCAACAGATTAAGACGACGAAAGATTTGTCCATTCGTGCGGATGTTAAACAAAATGATGAAATTTCCTCATTAACCTCGGATTTTAATTTATTAATAGGTACACTTGAACAACTACATGAAGAAAAAACACAGGTTGCCCATTTTGATTCCATTACCCATCTTCCTAACCGAAAAAAGTTCTATCAAGATTTAGAGCAGCAAATTCAAGAGGTTTCCATCTCATCAGAGTGTGTTGGTGTGGCTTTAATGGATCTGGATCGATTTAAAGTGATCAATGAAACCTTAGGGCCGGCAATGGGGGATCAGTTGTTAGAGCAAGTGGCCCGTCGTTTGGATCTTCTCCTTGAGGATTATGGTATTCCACTGTACCGAATTGGCGGTGATGAGTTTATCTTCATTTTGTCTAAGCGTACCGAGAAGGAGATGGTTGAAGTATTGGATCAGATCCTTGAAGCATTCCAACAGCATTTTCTAATTCAAGGCCAACCTTACTCCATTACAACCAGTATCGGCGTAAGTATATATCCGAGGGATGGGAATCGAATTCAGGATATCTTAAAGAATGCAGACCTTGCCATGTATCAAGTCAAAGGGCATGGGAAGAAAGGCTATCTTTTTTATACGGAAGATTTACAAAGAACCCAAAATCGTAAGTTTCAGCTTGAACAGGAGCTAGCCAAAGCGTTAGAACAAGGAGAGTTCCATATTGTCTATCAGCCAAAAGTGAACGCAAGGACCGAAACGGTGATAGGAATGGAGGCTCTCCTGCGTTGGAAGCATAACCAATTAGGGTATATATCTCCAGCAGAGTTTATCCCTATTGCAGAGGAAATCGGACTCATTGTGGAGATGGGGAAGTGGGTGTTGCGTAAAGCGTGTGAACAAAATCAGGCTTGGATCCGCCAAGGACTCCCACCTTTAGTTGTTTCGGTTAACTTATCAACGGCCCAGTTCCATGAAACAGACTTTGTAGACCAAGTTGTCCATATATTACAGAATACGGGAATGAATCCTGAGTATCTAGAGTTAGAGATTACAGAAAGTCTAGCCATGAGAGATATTAAGCAGTGTATTCAAATATTAGAGGATTTAAAGAAACTAGGAATCCATATTTCGATGGATGACTTCGGAACTGGTTATAGTTCTTTACGATATTTACAGCAACTCCCCATTGACACATTGAAGATTGATAAATCTTTCATTGACGCTATTGGGACAGAAGACAAAAAAGAATTGATTGTAACCACGATCATCGCTATGGCCAATATCTTGAAAATTAAAGTCATCGCAGAAGGGGTTGAAGAGCGCCATCAAGTAACTGAATTACTGAATCTGCAATGTGAGCAAATGCAAGGATATTACTTCAGCAAACCCTTATCCCCCGGAGATTTTCAATTGTTTCGGCATAATAGAAACAACAACCTTCATCTACGAGAATATACGGAAAATATAGTTTAA